One stretch of Candidatus Methylomirabilota bacterium DNA includes these proteins:
- a CDS encoding NADH-quinone oxidoreductase subunit A, producing MVFSASAAVAGALLGIPLMIAPRRYSAAKMETFECGKDPIALPEGRFAIKFSTVAIFFIIFDIELLFVWPWATVFRSLGWFGFSVMLVFLGILMLGFLYIWQKRGLEWE from the coding sequence ATGGTCTTTTCGGCTTCGGCGGCGGTCGCGGGCGCGCTGCTCGGCATCCCGCTGATGATCGCGCCCCGGCGCTACTCGGCGGCCAAGATGGAGACCTTCGAGTGCGGCAAGGATCCGATCGCGCTGCCCGAGGGACGCTTCGCCATCAAGTTCTCCACCGTCGCCATCTTCTTCATCATCTTCGACATCGAACTGTTGTTCGTCTGGCCGTGGGCGACGGTGTTCAGGAGCCTCGGCTGGTTCGGCTTCTCGGTGATGCTCGTCTTCCTGGGCATCCTGATGCTCGGCTTCCTCTACATCTGGCAGAAGCGGGGGCTCGAATGGGAGTAG
- the lipA gene encoding lipoyl synthase, with translation MGLPLPLLEPLGPPAAKKPAGLPKPAWLKVRAPGGPNYIRLKGLMREWNLHSVCEEAHCPNIGECWEDSTATFMILGDVCTRNCGYCAVAHGKPVWEDREEPERVGRAVGELGLEHVVITSVNRDDLADGGAGAFAATVRALRRFAPGCRVELLIPDFQGKSDALQVVIDAAPDILNHNTETVPRLYKLARHGGRYERTLELFRRARRAAPRLLTKSGIILGLGEARDELLETMRDLRRADVNILTLGQYLRPSAQHLPVARYYTPEEFVELGEAGRAIGFAHVESGPLVRSSYHAKLQLAGVVATRS, from the coding sequence ATGGGACTTCCGCTTCCCCTCCTCGAGCCGCTCGGGCCGCCGGCAGCAAAGAAGCCGGCGGGGCTCCCAAAGCCGGCCTGGCTGAAAGTCCGCGCGCCCGGCGGGCCGAACTACATACGGCTCAAGGGGCTCATGCGCGAGTGGAACCTCCACTCGGTCTGCGAGGAGGCGCACTGCCCGAACATCGGCGAGTGCTGGGAGGATTCGACCGCGACGTTCATGATCCTGGGGGATGTCTGCACGCGGAACTGCGGCTACTGCGCGGTCGCGCACGGCAAGCCCGTCTGGGAAGATCGCGAGGAGCCGGAGCGCGTGGGGCGCGCCGTGGGCGAGCTCGGCCTCGAGCACGTTGTGATCACGTCGGTGAACCGCGACGACCTGGCCGACGGCGGGGCGGGGGCCTTCGCGGCGACGGTGCGGGCGCTCAGGCGTTTTGCGCCCGGCTGCCGCGTCGAGCTGCTGATCCCCGACTTCCAGGGCAAGTCCGACGCGCTCCAGGTCGTGATCGACGCGGCGCCGGACATCCTCAACCACAATACCGAGACCGTGCCGCGCCTCTACAAGCTCGCGCGCCACGGCGGCCGCTATGAGCGCACGCTGGAGCTCTTCCGCCGGGCGCGACGCGCGGCGCCGCGCCTGCTGACCAAGTCCGGCATCATCCTGGGTCTGGGCGAAGCGCGCGACGAGCTGCTCGAGACGATGCGCGACCTGCGCCGGGCGGACGTCAACATCCTGACCCTCGGCCAGTATCTGCGGCCGTCGGCGCAGCACCTGCCGGTCGCGCGCTACTACACGCCCGAGGAGTTCGTGGAGCTCGGTGAAGCCGGACGCGCGATCGGCTTCGCCCACGTCGAGTCGGGGCCGCTGGTCCGCTCCTCCTATCACGCCAAGCTCCAGCTCGCCGGCGTCGTCGCCACACGATCATGA
- a CDS encoding sialidase family protein: MRERVCLLALCGLAWLAGPAGAEPLYEWEWTVPPGTLLSNQAPTIAALPDGTLLVCWAAGSTEKARDVQIYCSRSGPGSRSWERPRPVVQRGERARGSWLRNLTLGNPVLFLDHQRYLWLFYAAVDAPFGWSGSHVDYKVSNDLGKTWGSSRRLVAGWGNMPRNSALALGSDGRVLLPVYHELYGTHGYVLELKINRGVVEAVESRSIPGGDHLQPALAWAGPRRVVAYLRTAIWSVPHVLRSEYDQSRGRWSTPEALLLPNPKSAVDAVNTADGGILLAYNDSPKERTPLSLAYSRDSRRFTKIWDFEIAPDLRFSYPALIRAADGMYHLVYRAQESWAPAAIKHVMFNQEWLTLRLRSAGIPPAGIPKGN, encoded by the coding sequence GTGCGTGAGCGCGTCTGCCTGCTGGCGCTCTGTGGCTTGGCCTGGCTGGCGGGCCCCGCCGGCGCCGAGCCCCTGTACGAATGGGAGTGGACGGTTCCGCCAGGCACCCTGCTTTCGAATCAGGCGCCGACGATCGCCGCGCTCCCGGACGGCACCCTTCTCGTATGCTGGGCGGCGGGGAGCACTGAGAAGGCCAGGGATGTGCAGATCTATTGCAGCCGCTCCGGGCCCGGCTCCCGCAGCTGGGAGCGACCACGGCCGGTCGTGCAGCGCGGGGAGCGCGCGCGGGGCTCGTGGCTCAGAAACCTGACCCTGGGTAATCCCGTTCTGTTCCTCGATCACCAGCGCTACCTCTGGCTCTTCTACGCCGCCGTGGACGCCCCGTTCGGCTGGAGCGGCTCGCACGTGGACTACAAGGTCTCCAATGACCTGGGAAAAACCTGGGGCTCCAGCCGGCGACTGGTGGCGGGCTGGGGCAACATGCCGAGAAACAGCGCGCTGGCGCTGGGCTCCGACGGCCGGGTCTTGCTCCCCGTGTACCACGAGCTGTACGGCACGCACGGCTACGTCCTCGAGCTGAAGATCAACCGTGGCGTCGTCGAAGCGGTCGAGTCGCGGAGCATTCCGGGCGGTGATCACCTCCAGCCCGCGCTCGCGTGGGCCGGGCCCCGGCGGGTCGTCGCCTACTTGAGGACGGCCATCTGGAGCGTGCCCCACGTGCTCAGGTCCGAATACGACCAGTCGCGCGGCCGATGGAGCACCCCCGAAGCGCTGCTGCTCCCAAACCCGAAATCGGCCGTCGACGCGGTGAACACGGCGGACGGGGGAATCCTCCTCGCGTACAACGATTCGCCGAAAGAGCGTACCCCCCTCAGCCTGGCGTACTCGCGGGACAGCCGGCGCTTCACCAAGATTTGGGACTTCGAGATCGCGCCGGACCTGCGCTTCTCCTACCCGGCGCTGATCCGGGCGGCGGACGGCATGTACCACTTGGTGTACCGGGCTCAGGAGAGCTGGGCGCCCGCGGCGATCAAGCACGTCATGTTCAATCAGGAGTGGCTGACGCTCAGGCTTCGCTCCGCGGGAATCCCCCCCGCGGGAATTCCCAAAGGCAACTGA
- a CDS encoding glycosyltransferase family 1 protein, which produces MTADARLAINASIVGGNPTGLGIYSIKLVRALDEIRSDFFVYASSGGAFGALRARIGRVPRATRPDYGARGHVVRLLWLQGALRLWLSKTGAKGLLNTVPEGVLRSPVPQVTVVHDLLPLRFPPEYPRQQYYFRILVPRILKDSRLVVADSEHTRSDILEHYGVPAGKVKVIYPGYDAGTFFCSEPNSSPRPPEDPYILYVGNLLPHKNLPRLLDAFALLRRRRPCRLIIRGEGRPAYARLLRERLESLGLRDAVTFAGYAGEDGLRQLYSDAVCLVLPSLGEGFGLPVLEAMACGTPVITASASSLPEVAGDAALMVDPYDALGLADAMYRTLTDSGLREDLRERGLRRVSAFTWRRTALEVSRELDGAAGQNETHSLASSPHDRA; this is translated from the coding sequence ATGACGGCTGACGCGAGGCTGGCGATCAACGCGTCCATCGTCGGAGGCAACCCGACCGGGCTCGGCATCTACTCCATCAAGCTCGTTCGCGCGCTGGACGAGATCCGCAGCGACTTCTTCGTCTACGCGTCTTCCGGCGGCGCATTCGGAGCCCTTCGAGCCCGGATCGGGCGAGTGCCCCGGGCCACACGCCCGGACTATGGAGCTCGGGGACACGTCGTCCGCCTCCTGTGGCTTCAGGGCGCGCTCCGGCTGTGGCTGTCGAAGACCGGCGCGAAAGGGCTCTTGAACACCGTACCGGAAGGGGTCCTGCGCTCGCCGGTTCCCCAGGTCACGGTGGTTCACGATCTTTTGCCTCTGAGGTTCCCGCCTGAATACCCGCGCCAGCAGTACTACTTTCGCATTCTCGTTCCGCGGATCCTCAAGGATTCGAGGCTGGTGGTTGCGGACTCCGAGCACACGCGCAGTGATATTCTCGAGCACTATGGCGTTCCCGCCGGGAAGGTCAAGGTCATCTATCCGGGATACGACGCCGGCACTTTTTTCTGCAGCGAGCCCAACTCGTCGCCGCGACCGCCCGAGGATCCGTACATCCTGTACGTCGGCAATCTGCTGCCGCACAAGAACCTCCCGCGCCTTCTCGATGCCTTCGCGCTGCTTCGCCGGCGTCGTCCGTGCAGGTTGATCATCCGCGGGGAAGGCCGCCCAGCCTATGCGCGCCTCCTGCGGGAGCGGCTCGAGAGCCTGGGACTTCGCGACGCCGTCACCTTCGCGGGCTACGCGGGCGAGGACGGTCTTCGCCAGCTCTACTCGGACGCCGTGTGCCTCGTGCTCCCTTCGCTCGGCGAGGGGTTCGGTCTCCCCGTACTCGAGGCGATGGCCTGTGGGACGCCGGTCATCACGGCCAGCGCGTCCTCGCTGCCGGAGGTCGCGGGAGACGCCGCGCTCATGGTTGACCCGTATGATGCTCTCGGCTTGGCGGACGCCATGTACCGTACGCTGACCGATAGCGGCCTTCGCGAGGATCTCCGCGAGCGGGGCCTGCGGCGGGTCTCGGCCTTCACCTGGAGGCGGACGGCGCTCGAGGTTTCACGGGAGCTCGACGGGGCCGCCGGCCAGAACGAAACGCACTCTCTGGCCTCATCTCCTCACGACCGTGCGTGA
- a CDS encoding glycosyltransferase, whose protein sequence is MARLSRRIGVLELLPTSTPGGGPKHVYDLVRELPKSEFDVVVGAPRDGIFFERFQALGLRVVEFPRRRLGLGHLLLAIRLIRQFDIAVVHTHGKGPGVYGRLAAWWTEASSVHTFHGIHYANYSPIGQWLYLALERQLSRLSRTIINVSASQSVEGLGLRLFKAEQNAVVVNGIAPEEISQAMSESPVRRDSLALTADDVVLGCISRFDPIKRLEVLLAAVQRLVGRLPRVTLLLVGAGTEEDRIRRLTFEMGLQARVIFTGFLENPVRVYPALDLYVTASQKEGLPLSLVEAMCAGLAVVATDVPGHRDVVIHGETGLLVPPNDSAALADAIAELITDPVRRRAMGEAGRRRALGNFGIRLMVDATAAIFRRARASQASHRDGDDG, encoded by the coding sequence ATGGCTCGCCTGAGCCGCCGCATCGGTGTCCTCGAGCTGCTGCCCACTTCCACTCCCGGCGGCGGACCGAAGCACGTCTATGACCTCGTCCGCGAGCTTCCCAAGAGCGAGTTTGACGTGGTGGTCGGCGCGCCGCGCGACGGGATTTTCTTTGAGCGCTTCCAGGCGCTCGGGCTCCGGGTCGTGGAGTTCCCTCGGCGCCGCCTGGGCCTCGGCCACCTGCTGCTGGCCATCCGCCTGATCCGTCAGTTCGACATTGCGGTGGTCCACACCCACGGCAAAGGGCCAGGCGTCTACGGTCGGCTGGCCGCCTGGTGGACCGAGGCGTCGTCGGTTCATACCTTCCATGGCATTCACTACGCCAACTATTCCCCCATAGGCCAGTGGCTCTATCTGGCGCTCGAGCGTCAGCTTTCGCGCCTCAGTCGCACGATCATCAACGTGTCCGCCTCCCAAAGCGTCGAGGGGCTCGGCCTCCGGCTTTTCAAGGCCGAGCAGAACGCGGTGGTCGTCAACGGCATCGCTCCGGAGGAGATAAGCCAGGCGATGTCCGAATCTCCTGTCCGCCGCGACAGCCTGGCGCTGACCGCTGACGATGTGGTGCTCGGATGCATCAGTCGCTTCGACCCGATCAAGCGGCTCGAGGTGCTTCTGGCGGCGGTCCAGCGGCTGGTCGGACGGCTCCCGCGCGTCACCCTCCTCCTGGTAGGGGCCGGCACGGAAGAGGATCGGATCCGGCGGCTGACGTTCGAGATGGGCTTGCAGGCCCGCGTGATCTTCACCGGTTTCCTGGAGAATCCGGTCCGGGTTTACCCGGCACTCGATCTCTACGTCACCGCATCGCAAAAGGAAGGCCTGCCCCTGTCCCTCGTCGAAGCGATGTGCGCCGGACTCGCCGTCGTTGCGACCGATGTGCCCGGCCACCGCGACGTCGTGATCCATGGCGAGACCGGGCTTCTGGTCCCTCCCAACGACAGCGCCGCGCTGGCCGACGCGATCGCGGAGCTCATCACCGACCCTGTTCGGCGCAGGGCGATGGGCGAGGCGGGACGGCGGCGCGCCCTCGGGAATTTCGGAATCCGGCTCATGGTGGACGCAACCGCGGCGATCTTCCGGCGGGCCCGAGCGTCCCAAGCGAGTCACCGGGACGGCGATGACGGCTGA
- a CDS encoding ABC transporter permease: protein MLPAARARRGEIRQFWRTFSRNQLACCGAAVVGILVVIAVLAPALAPWDPTKTDMKRILEGPSMKHWLGTDQIGRDVLSRLLYGSRISLAVGFVSVGIAVLIGILLGATAGYNGGIVDAFIMRLVDLMLVFPRFFLLLAVLAFLKPSIWTIMVVIGLTGWMGVTRLVRAEFLALREREFVIWSESIGAGALRVIFKHILPNALAPVLVAMTLGIPAAILTESGLSFLGLGVQPPYATWGNILNDGKDLITYAWWLTLYPGLAILVTVLSYNLMGEGIRDALDPRLRQSAVGRVLRLGR from the coding sequence ATGCTCCCGGCGGCCCGTGCGCGGCGAGGGGAGATCCGCCAGTTCTGGCGCACATTCTCCCGCAACCAGCTGGCCTGCTGCGGCGCAGCCGTGGTCGGCATCCTGGTCGTGATCGCGGTGCTGGCGCCGGCGCTGGCGCCGTGGGACCCGACCAAGACCGACATGAAGAGGATCCTCGAGGGGCCGTCCATGAAGCACTGGCTCGGCACCGACCAGATCGGGCGCGACGTGCTCTCGCGCCTGCTCTACGGCTCCCGCATTTCGCTGGCGGTCGGCTTCGTCTCGGTGGGGATCGCGGTGCTGATCGGCATCCTGCTGGGCGCCACGGCCGGCTACAACGGCGGCATCGTGGATGCGTTCATCATGAGGCTGGTCGACCTCATGCTGGTTTTCCCGCGCTTCTTCCTGTTGCTGGCCGTGCTGGCCTTTCTCAAGCCCTCGATCTGGACCATCATGGTGGTGATCGGCCTGACCGGCTGGATGGGCGTCACCCGCCTCGTGCGCGCCGAGTTCCTGGCGCTCCGCGAACGGGAGTTCGTCATCTGGTCGGAGTCCATCGGGGCCGGCGCGCTGCGCGTGATCTTCAAGCACATCCTGCCCAACGCGCTGGCGCCCGTGCTGGTCGCGATGACGCTGGGCATCCCGGCCGCCATCCTGACCGAATCCGGGCTGTCCTTCCTGGGCCTGGGCGTCCAGCCGCCCTACGCGACCTGGGGCAACATTCTCAACGACGGCAAGGACCTGATCACGTACGCCTGGTGGCTGACGCTCTACCCGGGGCTCGCGATCCTCGTGACCGTGCTCTCCTACAACCTGATGGGCGAGGGGATCCGCGACGCCCTCGACCCGCGGCTGCGCCAGTCGGCGGTGGGACGCGTGCTCCGGCTCGGGCGCTGA
- a CDS encoding ABC transporter permease, whose protein sequence is MALFALRRLVLAVPLLIGITFISFLVIQLAPGGPFDYLLPIDGVADPTLVKRLNAEYGLDQPLYVQYWRWLTRIARLDFGRSFQPDARPVLIKIGERLPITLFINLVQMLIIVSLAIPIGVGSATRQYSLFDKATTVFVFIGFATPDFWLALLLMILFGVQLDWLPISGLRSLNYEYLSFWQKQWDLLSHLVLPVFVVVFGGLAGLSRYMRQSMLEVVRQDYVQTARAKGLPEPVVIGKHALRNALLPVVTILGLSLPGLIGGAVIIETIFAIPGMGQLMVQSVFSRDYPVIMGNLVIVATLTLLANLFADIAYGLVDPRIRFAGRRRRR, encoded by the coding sequence ATGGCGCTCTTCGCCCTGCGCCGGCTGGTGCTGGCGGTCCCGCTGCTGATCGGGATCACCTTCATCTCCTTCCTGGTCATCCAGCTGGCTCCGGGCGGGCCCTTCGACTACCTGCTGCCGATCGACGGCGTTGCCGACCCGACACTCGTCAAGCGGCTCAACGCGGAGTACGGCCTCGACCAGCCCCTGTACGTCCAGTACTGGCGGTGGCTGACCCGCATCGCGCGCCTCGACTTCGGCCGGTCTTTCCAGCCCGACGCCAGACCCGTCCTGATCAAGATCGGCGAGCGGCTGCCGATCACGCTCTTCATCAACTTGGTGCAGATGCTCATCATCGTCTCGCTGGCGATCCCCATCGGCGTCGGCTCGGCGACGCGCCAGTACTCGCTCTTCGACAAGGCCACCACGGTCTTCGTCTTCATCGGGTTCGCCACGCCCGACTTCTGGCTGGCCCTCCTGCTGATGATTCTCTTCGGGGTGCAGCTCGACTGGCTGCCCATTTCCGGGCTGCGCTCGCTCAACTACGAGTACCTGAGCTTCTGGCAGAAGCAGTGGGACCTGCTGAGCCACCTGGTCCTGCCGGTCTTCGTGGTGGTCTTCGGCGGCCTGGCGGGGCTCTCGCGCTACATGAGGCAGAGCATGCTCGAGGTCGTCCGCCAGGACTACGTGCAGACGGCGCGGGCCAAGGGCCTGCCCGAGCCCGTCGTCATCGGCAAGCACGCGCTGCGCAACGCGCTTCTGCCTGTCGTGACCATCCTCGGGCTTTCCCTGCCCGGCCTCATCGGCGGCGCCGTCATCATCGAGACCATCTTCGCAATCCCGGGCATGGGCCAGCTCATGGTCCAGTCGGTCTTCTCACGCGACTACCCGGTCATCATGGGCAACCTCGTCATCGTCGCGACGCTGACGCTCCTGGCCAACCTCTTCGCCGACATCGCCTACGGGCTCGTGGACCCGCGCATCCGCTTCGCGGGGCGGCGGAGGCGGCGCTAG
- a CDS encoding peptide-binding protein, whose product MRPARGATLLALAALFAFGGSCGREAEIAADETPAANEKPAHGETLVQASIGDITGLIPNITTDGASHAIGALIYDGLVQTDKDLNWVSSMAESWQFSKDCLTLTFKLRKNVKWHDGKPFTADDVLFTYKAIMNPKTPTAYRNDFEPVNEVTAPDAYTVRVTYKEPFAKALGSWSTYILPKHVLEKYVEEGKLREAPQNTTQPVGTGPYRFQEWKSGEKVVLVANKDYYVQGRPYLGRIVYRIIPSQATIFLELKAKGVDMADLTAVQYARQTDYPAFKKDYQKFQYPGNAYTYLGFNLKDKRFADKRVRQAFAHAINKQELIDGVVMGLARDATGPLRPGSWAYTDKVKRYPYDPAKAKQLLAAAGWTDKNGDGILRNKDGQPFTFTIRTNQGNDERKKIAEIIQERLKEIGVQTDIQTIEWAAFLKEYIKQRRFEAIVLGWSTGTDPDQYPVWHSSQAGPDQLNHISYANAEVDALLEKGRISCQQKERVATYHRIQEILAEEQPLIFLYFKDVLPAVSSRVRGVKPEPAGIGYNFIDWFVPKALQRYTSG is encoded by the coding sequence ATGCGCCCCGCGCGCGGAGCCACCCTGCTGGCGCTGGCCGCGCTCTTCGCCTTCGGCGGCAGCTGCGGGCGCGAGGCCGAGATCGCGGCCGACGAGACTCCGGCGGCGAACGAGAAACCCGCCCATGGCGAGACCCTGGTCCAGGCCTCGATCGGGGACATCACCGGGCTCATCCCGAATATCACGACGGATGGCGCCTCGCACGCGATTGGCGCGCTTATCTACGACGGGCTCGTGCAGACCGACAAGGACCTGAACTGGGTGTCGTCGATGGCCGAGTCCTGGCAGTTCAGCAAGGACTGCCTGACCCTGACCTTCAAGCTGCGGAAGAACGTGAAGTGGCACGACGGCAAGCCCTTCACGGCCGACGACGTGCTCTTCACCTACAAGGCCATCATGAATCCCAAGACGCCGACGGCCTACCGGAATGACTTCGAGCCCGTCAACGAAGTCACGGCGCCGGACGCCTACACCGTGCGGGTCACGTACAAGGAGCCCTTCGCCAAGGCGCTCGGAAGCTGGAGCACATACATCCTGCCCAAGCACGTGCTGGAGAAGTACGTCGAGGAGGGCAAGCTGCGGGAGGCGCCCCAGAACACGACGCAGCCCGTCGGCACCGGACCCTACCGCTTCCAGGAGTGGAAAAGCGGGGAGAAGGTGGTGCTGGTGGCCAACAAGGACTACTACGTCCAGGGGCGGCCGTATCTCGGGCGGATCGTCTACCGCATCATCCCGAGCCAGGCGACGATCTTCCTCGAGCTCAAGGCCAAGGGCGTGGACATGGCCGATCTCACGGCCGTCCAGTACGCTCGCCAGACCGACTACCCCGCCTTCAAGAAGGACTACCAGAAGTTCCAGTACCCGGGCAACGCCTACACGTACCTCGGCTTCAACCTCAAGGACAAGCGCTTCGCCGACAAGCGGGTGAGGCAGGCCTTCGCCCACGCCATCAACAAGCAGGAGCTGATCGACGGCGTGGTCATGGGGCTCGCGCGCGACGCGACGGGGCCGCTCCGACCCGGGAGCTGGGCCTACACCGACAAGGTCAAGCGCTACCCGTATGACCCGGCCAAGGCCAAGCAGCTCCTCGCCGCCGCGGGGTGGACGGACAAGAACGGCGACGGCATCCTGCGGAACAAGGACGGCCAGCCCTTCACCTTCACGATCCGGACCAACCAGGGCAACGACGAGCGGAAGAAGATCGCCGAGATCATCCAGGAGCGGCTCAAGGAGATCGGCGTCCAGACGGACATCCAGACGATCGAGTGGGCCGCCTTCCTCAAGGAGTACATCAAGCAGAGGCGCTTCGAGGCCATCGTCCTCGGCTGGAGCACGGGCACCGACCCCGACCAGTACCCGGTGTGGCATTCCTCACAGGCCGGCCCGGACCAGTTGAACCACATCTCCTACGCCAATGCCGAGGTGGACGCGCTCCTCGAGAAGGGCCGCATCTCCTGCCAGCAGAAAGAGCGCGTCGCCACCTATCACCGCATCCAGGAGATCCTGGCCGAGGAGCAGCCGCTGATCTTCCTGTACTTCAAGGACGTGCTGCCGGCGGTGTCCTCGCGTGTGCGGGGCGTCAAGCCGGAGCCGGCAGGGATCGGCTACAACTTCATCGACTGGTTCGTGCCGAAGGCCCTGCAGCGGTATACATCCGGCTAG
- the secG gene encoding preprotein translocase subunit SecG, translated as MFTLLVIIHVIVSLIIIGLVLLQAGKGADIGSAFGGSGSQAVFGSMSTPTVLGKITTVVAVAFMVTSFSLAVLAHNRSTTIMPASAPAVPAPAPEKK; from the coding sequence ATGTTCACCTTGCTCGTCATCATCCACGTCATCGTGAGCCTCATCATCATCGGCCTGGTACTGCTCCAGGCGGGCAAGGGCGCCGACATCGGCTCGGCCTTCGGGGGCAGCGGGAGTCAGGCGGTGTTCGGCTCGATGAGTACGCCGACCGTCCTCGGCAAGATCACGACGGTGGTCGCCGTGGCCTTCATGGTGACGTCGTTCTCGCTGGCCGTGCTGGCCCACAACCGCTCGACGACGATCATGCCGGCTTCCGCGCCGGCAGTGCCCGCGCCCGCGCCGGAGAAGAAGTAG
- the tpiA gene encoding triose-phosphate isomerase: MRTPLVVGNWKMHGGLAEARELASGVRDGLKRPRGVEVALCPPFTALPAVAEVLAGSPIGWGAQNCHWEDKGAFTGEIAPGMLAELGCRFVILGHSERRHLFRETDDDIARKVAAALRHGLQPLLCVGETAEERRQGLTFTVVEGQLRAGWAGLGADEIARTVLAYEPVWAIGTGVNATPAQAAEVHGYLRGLVSELASKETAQSLRILYGGSVKPDNAAALCQEPDIDGALVGGASLQAQGFITIAKKSASRGGSSKE; this comes from the coding sequence ATGCGGACACCCCTCGTCGTCGGCAACTGGAAGATGCACGGCGGGCTCGCCGAGGCGCGGGAGCTGGCCTCGGGAGTGCGCGACGGGCTCAAGCGCCCGCGCGGCGTGGAAGTGGCGCTCTGTCCGCCGTTCACGGCGCTGCCCGCGGTGGCGGAGGTGCTGGCGGGCTCGCCCATCGGCTGGGGCGCCCAGAACTGCCATTGGGAGGACAAGGGCGCCTTCACCGGCGAGATCGCGCCCGGCATGCTCGCCGAGCTGGGCTGCCGCTTCGTCATCCTCGGGCACTCGGAGCGCCGGCACCTCTTCCGCGAGACCGACGACGACATCGCCCGCAAAGTCGCGGCGGCGCTTCGCCACGGGCTCCAGCCGCTGCTCTGCGTCGGCGAGACCGCGGAGGAGCGGCGCCAGGGGCTGACCTTCACCGTGGTCGAGGGGCAGCTGCGCGCCGGGTGGGCCGGCCTCGGGGCCGACGAGATCGCGCGCACCGTCCTGGCCTACGAGCCCGTGTGGGCCATCGGCACCGGTGTCAACGCCACGCCCGCCCAGGCCGCGGAGGTCCACGGCTATCTGCGCGGGCTCGTTTCCGAGCTCGCCTCGAAAGAGACCGCCCAATCCCTGCGAATCCTCTACGGCGGCAGCGTCAAGCCCGACAACGCGGCGGCGCTCTGCCAGGAGCCGGACATCGACGGCGCCCTCGTGGGCGGCGCCTCGCTCCAGGCGCAAGGCTTCATCACCATCGCGAAGAAGTCCGCCTCGAGGGGCGGATCATCGAAGGAGTGA